One stretch of Lytechinus variegatus isolate NC3 chromosome 17, Lvar_3.0, whole genome shotgun sequence DNA includes these proteins:
- the LOC121430963 gene encoding choline dehydrogenase, mitochondrial-like, protein MFRTVARVRQGMRDLTQRSRISASLNYPHKIPLSTQAGIQGQDEYTHIIVGAGSAGCVLANRLSAQPSNNVLLLEAGPKDNSWTIQMPAALGVCLGSKTHNWYYHTVPQRHLNNRKMYWPRGKVLGGSSSINGMVYIRGNAADYDRWEREGAIGWSYADCLPYFKRAQCHEKGADDYRGGDGPLHVSVGKSENPLFATFVKAGEECGYPYTPDMNGYQQEGVGYLDMTTFKGRRWNSSNAYLGSEDVRKRTNLTIQSRALGERVLFEGIKAVGVEFSCGNEKKVARASQEVILSGGAVNSPQLLMLSGVGNGDELKELGIPLVAHLPGVGRNLQDHLQLYIQYQCRKPVTLYTPKWKTPFSMVKIGLEWFMFKTGLGTTFHLEAGAFVRSRPGVDHPDIQMHFLPVVVHDHGQVPGDCHGFQIHVNTLRESSRGFIKLMSRDPAVHPLIDPNYFDAEVDIRDLRQSIKITREIIAQKAFDEYRGEELSPGASVQTDSELDDFIRAKSETIYHPTSTCKMGSEDDPMAVVDHNTRVFGLENLRVVDASIMPSIVSGNTNAPTIMIAEKAADIILGNNPLEKSNVPIWRPTSLDTQREGEPLVKYYDAE, encoded by the exons ATGTTTCGGACAGTAGCAAGAGTAAGACAAG GCATGAGAGACCTCACGCAACGTTCTCGTATATCTGCTTCTTTAAATTATCCACACAAGATACCACTGAGTACACAGGCTGGTATACAGGGCCAAGACGAGTATACGCACATTATTGTGGGAGCCGGGTCTGCAGGATGTGTTCTGGCTAATCGTCTCTCTGCCCAACCTAGCAACAATGTTCTACTCTTGGAGGCGGGACCAAAAGACAATTCGTGGACGATCCAAATGCCAGCTGCTTTGGGGGTTTGTCTTGGCAGCAAAACACACAACTGGTATTACCACACAGTTCCTCAAAGGCACCTTAACAACAGGAAGATGTACTGGCCAAGAGGTAAGGTCCTAGGTGGTTCCTCATCTATCAATGGAATGGTATACATCCGAGGTAATGCTGCTGACTACGATAGATGGGAGAGAGAGGGCGCTATCGGATGGTCCTATGCAGATTGCCTTCCATACTTCAAACGTGCCCAGTGTCATGAGAAAGGTGCAGATGACTACAGAGGAGGGGATGGCCCGCTTCATGTCTCCGTCGGTAAATCAGAAAACCCTCTATTCGCAACGTTCGTTAAGGCGGGTGAGGAATGCGGATACCCATACACACCTGACATGAACGGATATCAGCAAGAAGGGGTTGGATACCTTGATATGACAACCTTCAAGGGAAGGCGATGGAATAGCTCAAACGCATATCTTGGGTCAGAAGATGTCCGGAAAAGGACCAACCTGACAATCCAATCACGAGCATTAGGTGAAAGAGTTTTATTCGAGGGGATAAAGGCAGTAGGCGTGGAATTTTCCTGtggtaatgaaaaaaaggttgcAAGGGCATCACAAGAAGTTATTCTGTCCGGTGGAGCAGTCAATTCACCGCAGCTGCTAATGCTGTCTGGAGTAGGAAATGGAGATGAGTTGAAAGAGCTGGGAATTCCATTAGTTGCTCACCTTCCCGGCGTGGGTCGGAACCTTCAAGATCACTTGCAACTTTACATCCAGTATCAATGCAGGAAGCCTGTCACACTTTATACACCCAAGTGGAAGACGCCCTTTTCTATGGTCAAAATAGGACTTGAATGGTTCATGTTCAAGACTGGGCTCGGCACAACATTTCACCTTGAAGCAGGAGCTTTTGTGAGAAGCCGTCCGGGAGTAGATCATCCAGATATCCAGATGCACTTTTTGCCAGTCGTAGTTCATGATCATGGTCAAGTACCCGGAGACTGCCACGGTTTTCAGATTCATGTCAATACATTGAGGGAGAGCAGTAGAGGCTTTATCAAGCTTATGTCTCGTGATCCCGCCGTGCATCCACTCATTGATCCTAACTACTTCGACGCTGAAGTTGATATTAGGGACTTGCGACAAAGTATCAAGATCACTCGAGAGATCATCGCCCAGAAGGCCTTTGATGAATACCGTGGGGAAGAATTGTCGCCAGGAGCGTCTGTCCAGACGGATTCTGAACTTGATGACTTCATCCGTGCTAAAAGCGAGACAATCTACCATCCAACCTCAACCTGTAAAATGGGTTCTGAAGACGATCCAATGGCTGTAGTTGACCACAATACCAGAGTCTTTGGCCTAGAGAATCTCAGGGTTGTTGATGCTTCAATTATGCCAAGCATCGTCAGTGGAAACACCAATGCTCCAACAATCATGATTGCTGAGAAGGCGGCCGACATTATCCTCGGTAATAACCCTCTAGAAAAAAGCAACGTGCCGATTTGGAGACCGACATCCTTAGATACCCAGAGGGAGGGTGAACCCTTGGTTAAATACTATGACGCTGAATAA
- the LOC121431418 gene encoding uncharacterized protein LOC121431418 has product MSPSSLNSSSQTRRDDITSEPTIMMTSSDGGGSSSLGVIDESTTIGSDYNQTNTTPWIIAVVVLSCALLVFVILFTFTYRLVRRSTNPSSDVRVRHRQYPGFNSESIEMTKPVPYDTAIIKTGSAHQVNESSGNEYISDACDMKEHAYEALEGHPANIGDKDFTYEIIKL; this is encoded by the exons ATGTCGCCCTCCTCATTGAATTCGTCATCACAAACGCGCAGAGATGATATCACGTCGGAACCGAcgatcatgatgacgtcatcagatGGAGGAGGTTCATCATCATTGGGTGTCATCGATGAATCAACAACGATTGGCAGCGATTATAATCAGACTA ACACGACCCCATGGATTATTGCTGTAGTTGTCCTATCCTGCGCTCTTCTGGTCTTTGTCATCCTTTTTACCTTCACATATCGACTTGT gaGGCGTAGTACAAACCCCTCATCAGATGTGAGGGTAAGACATCGTCAGTACCCCGGATTCAATTCTGAAAGTATAGAAATGACAAAACCAGTGCCATACGACACTGCCATTATCAAGACAGGATCTGCACACCAAGTTAATGAAAGTAGCGGCAATGAATACATAAGTGATGCATGTGATATGAAAGAACACGCTTACGAAGCTCTGGAGGGTCATCCTGCCAATATTGGTGACAAAGATTTTACTTACGAGATCATTAAACTGTAG